tataatatttcatatatgctatgAATCGAAAAATGTGGAACGTTACACTAATACTGTCATATCTGTAGTGATCTATGCTAAATTTCAATTAAGGCAATTAGCAATTCCATTCCCACCTGAAGGGAACCCATGTGTGAGACAAGAGCTGAATCATCTCACAAAATACAATTCAGTTTTCAAGGACACCTGTATTGTTCCAAATGAAGGTTTAGACTCCAGATCACAACTCTCTTGTCCATCTTTCATGACTCTAGGCTCACTGAAAGTACGGCAATAACAACTTGCTGgagattcatttaaaaaaaagcttgaatGATATCAAGTACTTATCTAAGTTGCAGACGTTATATTTAAGAGCCTTGTGGTTAACCAGTGAAGGTAAAAGATTACTGCAGTCTTAAAAAGACCAACTTGAGCTGCTCTAGTGAAGTCTCAGTGGATATCACTTGAACCCAGTTATTTCCTGTAAGAATACAATCTGTCACGAATCTAGAGTAGTTTCAAAGTACACTTGACATTCTGAAATTTGCAGGATTCTTTATAAAGCCCTGGAAGATGAGGAATTAACCTAAGATTGCTGCCATCAGTCCTAATACAACCCTTTAGAAAGTCATTATCAATTTACAATAATCAAATCTGAGTGAATGTTGTTAGTCCTTCCTGGTTGAGGAACAGGTAGGTAGGAGACCGACAGgttaagggagacatgacacatccgaCTTCCTCCttgaaacctgtttgtccgccctgggtggggaAGGGATTgataggggatcaggagggtagaggagacataACGGGCAGCATAGCACTTATCATCAATCTTGTACTGAATAATTTTGGCTTATTTGGAAAAAGAAATGTAGTCCAGAAACCATAAGCTTTAAAATATGTGTAGTTTGGGAGAAGAACctgaatatgcatttataaagtaATAAGTGAATTCGGCACTATCCTCTCTTCATTTACTATTCAAATTTTCTAGGATATAGTATAATATTCCTTGAATGGAAACCAGATTTTGCGAACAGTACCTCAGATATCAGATTTCTCGAAGGAACCTCAACCGAAGTCTTCTTAGTGTGAAATTCCTCATCTTATGGTATCGCTTAACTTTTGGCTCAAGTTTATATTGTCAGTTTTCAAATATTAGCTACTACGGGGAAAATAGCAAATATATGGTCTTCAAAGCTGGAGAATTTCAGCTTGCTTCATTGAAGATGAGTCTGAGAAGTTTCAAGTTCTGCTGTGGTTAAAATATGCACAGTtgtatttgcctttatatatttgTCCTTATAATAAGAAAGGCTTTTGATTTTTcctatcattataaaaaaaaaatgcatatatatatatatatatatattatatatatatatatatatatatatatatatatctatatatatatatatatgtgtgtgtgtgtgtgtgtgtgtgtgtgtgcaacaatAAATCTTTTAACCGAAGTTTTATTGTGGAATCGTTGCAAATTTTTCTTGGAAAATCTTAGCCCTGTTTCTGTAGCTGCGGGAAAGTTCATCGTCATAATTGTATTTCTTTTGGTCTCTTCCAGGATGCCGcaagattgtcatgaattttgtcttggcTTGATCATCTtaatgaatatttgtaaaaaaaaaaaaaaaaaaaaaaaaaaaaaaaaaaaaaattgcagaagtGTTCCTACATTTATTATCAGTGTGGCTACTCtaaaatatcgatatatatagtaatatatatatactatatatataatatatatatatatataatatatatatatatgtgtgtgtgtgtcgtgtgtgtgtgtgtgtgtgtattaaatataGTCCGGGCTTTGATGGTTTTTCTTAGCACAGAACAATTCGATTTCAGACGGAATCTGATCTCGCTGGATATGAACTCATACTTATTTCTGgaaggataatgatgatgattacaaTATTTGATATATGTAAATGACTTTAATTATTGTCgtgtttttagtaaaaaaaaaaaaagttatttgtttcGAGGGCGAGTGTATATAAGCTTCTTAATATTCGATTTccgggatattattattattgttcttattagTTCCATTACTATATCAAATATTCCTCAGAGGTATtagatttaaaaggaaaaaagaaaaaacaccaaaAGCTGCAATTTCATCGGTCAAAGATCGAACATTTCAATGATGCCAAATGGAATACGATTAAggtgaaaatttaaagaaaaaaaaaaacttttgcccaATGACCGACCTCGAATTGCGTTTCCCCCCTCGGAGTATATAACAGAGGACTTGTCCCCAGACTGCAACAGTCGCTTTGCTGACCGCTGTGACAATGGTAAGCAAATGATAACGCATGCCGGTCTGTTCCTGACATAGCTTTATCCTTTTTTCTTGCTTATTGTtttgattaaatataaatatatatatatatatatatatatatatgatatatatatatatagatatatatatatatatatatatatatatatatatatatatattatatatcatatatatattatatatatatatacgtacgtatatacatacacacatacataaatataacaaCCTCAAACCTCATTGCCTTCTTCCAGAAAACTCCAGTTGCTCTTCTTCTGTCTGCTCTGATCGGGGCAGCTGTAGCTGACAGCCGCAACAGCTACTCAGCCCCTGGACGATCATCTGCTGGAGGCTTTGCAGGTGCCGGAGCAGGTGGTGGTTTCTCCAGTGGAGGCTCTTCCTTCGGTACCTTCTCTGGTGGGTCTTTCGGTGGGTCTTCAGGTGGCTTCTCAGGTGGTAATACTGGTGGATATTCCTCTGGCGGATCAAGTGGCAGACCAGGATCTGGAGGCTCGTCCCAGCCATGGCCATTTCCAGGCGTCCTGCAAGAGGCTGTTGGAGGAAAGATAAACTTTGGAGGAGGAGCTCTAGGAGGATCGGGAGCTGGATTTAGCTCCGGTGGTTCATTTGGAGGAGTTGGACAACATGGATCAGCTGGAGGTGGTTTTGGAAGTCACGCTGGAGGATCCTCTGGAAGTAGCTTTGGAGGTTCCAGTGGCAGTGGATTTGGCTCAGGAGGCTTTTCTGGGGGCTCTTTTGGAGGTGGAGCATCTAGTGGTTCGTTTGCAGGATCCAGCGGTGGTTACAGACCTCGCTACtaatctaatatcatatataaaggtCGAATTCCCTCGTTAGGTTCAATGTGGAAAAAATACTGAGTAACCATTTTCAGAAACTTCTAAGCAAATAAAGTACTAACCGTCCAACTGAGTTTTACTTaacaatcacatatatatatatatatatatatatatatatatatatatatatatatatatatatatatatatatatatatgtgtgtgtgtgtacatatatataatatatgtacatatattatatatatgtacatatatataatataaaaatgtatgtttcAGTATGTACAGGTGGAGCTGTAGCCTGTAAGACAACAGTGAGTTTATTCTTCAGGAGAAAATAGAGTTAGAGCCTTAGTGAGgtgaaaagaaaacaaagttttaattGGCAAATTATTCTAAGGTTAAAAGAGTAACAGAGGAAGACGCTAGCTGCAAAGAATGCAGCACTTTgttcaaaaataatattttgaaagattCTGGGATGGAACGTGTTACAGTAAAGTTTTGGATACTTGTGAGATGAACTGTTTAGTGATCTATAAAGGGAAATTGAATTGCTGACGAGTGAGATTACACTAAGTGCTTAATTAAGATGGCGTGATATGGTGGGGATAATATACCAAAATAACTGATCATCGTGTGTAGGGTATGTATGGAGAACGGAAAGAATATAAAGATCGGTCCAGAGGAATAATTGTTTGCAAATGTAAAGTTAAATGTATTAAAGGTGATAAAGCAATACTCATATGCCCATGTACCTCAGGGTTTTGATTTAAAATGTTCAGAAGAGCATTGCAGATTAAATAAAGACAATATATGATTTGGAGGTTCTTGAGTCTGCATTGTGTCTAAGGTAATCTTTGTGCAATTAAATGAATATGACGAGATCGAAGGCTGTGTTCATATATGATGTTGCAATAACTGCTTTGAAATCTTGGTACttttattggattattattactactaataGTATGCAGCATTAACAAATATTGAAATGGAACatgagaaagaaacaaataactttatAAGAAAGCTTCCGTAGAAATGAATGCCAATACTTGAAATAACTAAAGAGTGTTGATTTCCATGCCACTCAAATAAAGACTAAGCACCTTCGCAGATTTGGTTGGCTGCCGCTCTAGGAAATAAGTAGGGACATTGATTGATTCGTTAAAATAAAGAATCTATTGGAATCAATGAGGTTTCTTTTGAAAAGCAATGTAAGGGGAATATCCAAAAATGATACCTCTCAATGATCTCCTTATGTACCATTATAAATCAAAAGGAAACAAGGGTTCCGACTGAATTTTGCCATAAAATACAGTTCGCAGAATCTGCGAACATTCGAGAAGGAAGgattataatatttcatatatgctatgAATCGGAAAATGTGGAACGTTACACTAATACTGTCATAACTGTAGTGCTCTATTCTAAATGTCCATTAAGGCAATTAGCAATTCCATTTCTCCCTTGTAGGAAACCCATTAATATGACAGGAACTGAATCATCTAATAAAATACAATTCAGTTTTCAAGGACACCTGTATTGTTCCAAATAAAGGTTAAGGCTCCAGACCACAACTCTCTTGTCCATCTTTCATGGCTCTAGGCTCACTGGAAGTACAGCAATAACAACTTGCTGgagattcatttaaaaaaagcTTGAATGATATCAAGTACTTATCTAAGTTGCAGACGTTATATTTAAGAGCCTTGTGGTTAACCAGTGAAGGTAAAAGATTACTGCAGTCTTAAAAAGGCCAACTTGAGCTGCTCTAGTGAAGTCTCAGTGGATATCACTTGAACCCAGTTATTTTCTGTAAGAATACAATCTGTCACGAATCTAGAGTAGTTTCAAAGTACACTTGACAAACTGAAATTTGCAGGATTCTTTATAAAGCCCTGGAAGATGAGGAATTAACCTAAGATTGCTGCCATCAGCCCTAATACAAACCTTTAGAAAGTCATTATCaatctacaataataaaatctgagtgAATGTTGTTAATCCGCCCTGGGTTGGGGCCGGGTAGGTAGGAGACCGGCAGGGTAAGGGAGATATGACACATCCGACTTCCTCCttgaaacctgtttgtccggcccgtGTGGGTACgggataggtaggggatcaggagggtagaggagacatgacgggcagcgtaGCGCATATCATCAATCTTGTACTAAATAATTTTggattatatagaaaaaaaatgtagtccaGAAACCAAAATCTTTAAAGTATGTGTAGTTTGGAAGAAGTACCTGGATATGCATTTAAAAAGTAATAAGTGAATTCAGCACTGTCCTCTCTTCATTCACTGTTCAAGTTAGATATTCTTTGTATAAAGACGAGATTTCACGATAAGTAACTCAGATGTTAGGTATCTTAAAGGAACCTCAACCGGAGTCTTATTAGCCTGAAAGTCCTCATCTTATGGTGTAGTTTAACCTTTGGCTTAAGTTTATATTAATAGATTCTAAACATTAGTTACTACGGGGAAAATAGCAAATATATTGTCTCCAAAGTTAGAGGATTTCAGCTTACTTCATTGAAGATGAGTCTGAGAATTTTCAAGCTTTGCTTTGCGAGTGTTAAAAGATGCACAGTTGAATGCGCCGATATATGTTTGTGCTTATAATAAAAAGAGCTTTTGATTTTTTCCCGTTATtataacaacaaatatatatatatatatatatatatatatatatatatatatatatatatatatatatacaaatatatatatatatatatatatatatatatatatatatatatatatatatgtatatatatatatatatatatatatatatatatagtatatatatatatatatatatatatatacatatatatacgtatgtatatatatatatatatatatatatatatatatatatatatatatatatatatatatatatatatatatatatatatatatatatatatatatatatcatcatcatcagccgttgctagtccactgcactACAAAAGCCTCAGACGTCCGTTAATGGTCTTTCGATGTCATTCTATactcgcaaattttcttagctcgtcaatccatcgtcgtCTCtttcttcccctgcttcgtttgcaatctttaGGGACcctttctcttattctttttgtccatctattatctgacattctcattgtatgacctgcccacgcccatttctttctCTTACTTGTTGTTGAATATCCTCTGCTTTAGTTTGCTCTTATCCTTAATCGTATCCTTGtggctctttttctgtctcttagtgttattcccatcattattctttccatagctctttgagttgtaactagcttatgttctaaggctttagtaaggctccaagtttctgatgcaaaaGTAAATACTGGTagaaccatctgattaaatactttttagagaaagtggcaccTTAATTATCatatcattttgtttaccaaatgctCCCCTCCAACCTATACTTATCCTTCTTGTAATTTCGGCCTCATGTCCTGGGGAGACACTTActgtctatactatatatatatatatatatatatatatatattatatatatatatgtatatatatatataatatatatatatatatatatatatatatatatatatatatgtgtgtgtgtgtgtgtgtgtgtgtgtgtgtgtgtgagtgtgtgtgtgcaaccaTAGATCTTTTtaatcgaagtttttttttattttggaaccGTTGCTTACATTTTCTTGGAAATTCTTCTAACTCTGCTCTGTAGCTGTTTAATATTTTATCGTCACGAATCTATTTCTTTTGGTCTGTTCtaagattttcatgaattttgtcttggcttgatcatctcaatgaacattttgtaaaagaaaaaataagtttgcAAAAGTGTTCATATATTTACTATCAGTGTGTCTACTCTGAAATATTACctaatatttcctatatatatatatatatatatatatatatatatatatatatatatatatatatatgtatatcatatatatattatatttacatatatatatatatatatatatatatatatatatatatatatatatatatatatatatatatatattatctatctatatatatatatatatatatatatatatatatatatatatatatatatatatatatatatatatatatatatatatatatatatatatatatatatatatatagagagagagagagagagagagagagagagagagagagagagagagagagagagagagagagagagagtccggacTTTGGTGGTTTTTCTTAGCATGGAACAATGTGACTTCCGACGGAATCTGATTCAATTCTTTCACGAGATGAAAGTGAGCGCTGTAGAAGGAGTTTTGTATATAGTATAAGGCTGATAAGAGATAAGTGAATTCACTGGATCTCGCTGGATATGAACTCATACTTATTTCTAgaaggataatgatgatgattactaTACTTGATATAAAGAAAGGAATTCTTGTTTTCGTCACCTttgtagtaaataaaaataaaaacgttattTGTTTCGAAGGCCACTGTATATAAGCTTCTTTAATATTCGATTCCCAGTATATTATTCTTATTGTACCTTTTAGTTTCATTACTATAATGCAAATGATTCCTCAGAGGTATTAGATTTATCACGAAACAAAAAAACCATCAAAAGCTGCATTTCATCGGTCAAAGATCGAACATTTCAATGATGCCAAATGGAATACGATTAAggtgaaaattcaaagaaaaaaagcTATTATAACTCCGATGACCTTGTGAGCCCCGACATATGGAGGCATTGGGATTATTTTGCCCAATGACCGACCTCGAATTGCGTTTCCCCCCTCGGAGTATATAACAGAGGACTCGTCCTCAGACTGCAACAGTCGCTTTGCTGACCGCTCTGAAAATGGTAAGCAAATAAGATAGCAAGCCGGTCTGTTCCTGATATAGCTTTATCAAaattttcttgattattattttgatcaatttatatatacatatatatatatatatatatatatatatatatatatatataatatatatatatatgtatatatatgtatattatatatgtgtatatatatatgtatatatatatatatatatatatatatatatatatatatatatatatatatatatatattcataattgtcTTCTTCCAGAAAACTCCAGTTGCTCTTCTTCTGTCTGCTCTGGTCGGGGCAGCTGTAGCTGACAGCCGCAACAGCTACTCAGCCCCTGGAGGATCATCTGCTGGAGGCTTTGCAGGCGCCGGAGCAGGTGATGGTTTCTCCAGTGGAGGCTCTTCCATCGGTACCTTCTCTGGTGGGTCTTTTGGTGGGTCTTCATGTGGCTTCTCAGGTGGTAATACTGTGGATATCCTCTGGCGGATCAAGTGGCAGACCAGGATCTGGAGGCTCGTCCCAGCCATGGCCATTTCCAGGCGTCCTGCAAGAGGCTGTTGGAGGAAAGATCAACTCTAACCTCATTGCTGAAGGCACAGGGAGCTACTCAAATGCTGGATCATCTGGACCATTTGGAGGAGGAGCTCTAGGAGGATTGGGAGCTGGATTTAGCTCTGGTGGTTCATTTGGAGGGATTGGACAACATGGGTCAGCTGGAGGTGGATTTGGAGGTCACGCTGGAGGATCCACGGGAAGTAGCTTTGGAGGTTCCAGTGCAGTGGATTTGGCTCAGGAGGCTTTTCTGGTGGCTCTTTTGGATTGGAGCATCTAGTGGTTCGTTTTCAGGATCCAGCGGTGGTTATCGTCCTCGCTACTAATCTAATATCATTAATGTCGAATAATTCCCCCGTTAGGTTCatgtggaaaaaaatatttttactgagTAACCATTTTCAGAAACTTCTAAGCAAATAAAGTACTAACCGTCCAACTGAGTTTTACttaacaatcatatatatatatatatatatatatatatatatatatatatatatgtacatatatataatatatgtacatatattatatatatgtacatatatataatataaaaatgtatgtatcaTGAAGGTCGAATTCCCTCGTTAGTTTCAATGTGGAAAAAATATTGAGTAACCATTTTCAGAAACTTCTAAGCAAATACAGTACTAATCGTCCAACTATGTTTTACTTAacaatcatatatctatatatatatatatatatatatatatatgatatat
The nucleotide sequence above comes from Macrobrachium nipponense isolate FS-2020 chromosome 37, ASM1510439v2, whole genome shotgun sequence. Encoded proteins:
- the LOC135208921 gene encoding keratin, type I cytoskeletal 9-like, with translation MKTPVALLLSALIGAAVADSRNSYSAPGRSSAGGFAGAGAGGGFSSGGSSFGTFSGGSFGGSSGGFSGGNTGGYSSGGSSGRPGSGGSSQPWPFPGVLQEAVGGKINFGGGALGGSGAGFSSGGSFGGVGQHGSAGGGFGSHAGGSSGSSFGGSSGSGFGSGGFSGGSFGGGASSGSFAGSSGGYRPRY